From the Plectropomus leopardus isolate mb chromosome 18, YSFRI_Pleo_2.0, whole genome shotgun sequence genome, one window contains:
- the tspan13b gene encoding tetraspanin-13b, with translation MGCAGFTCSKHSLCALNILYVMVSLLMIGIAAWGKWFGLVSSFQVVGGVIGVGVFLFFVALAGLIGAMKHHQVLLFFYMIILFMVFIVQFSVSTACLTINREQQDQLLEVGWNNSKSSQRDVEKSLNCCGFKQVDPDLSCDAACFPNHSCLPCAEKIQEHAGEVLRFVGGIGLFFSFTEILGVWLTYRYRNQKDPRANPSAFL, from the exons ATGGGCTGCGCTGGATTCACCTGCTCCAAACACTCCCTTTGCGCGCTCAACATCCTCTATGTT ATGGTGAGCCTGCTCATGATCGGCATCGCAGCATGGGGAAAGTGGTTTGGTCTGGTCTCCAGTTTCCAGGTGGTGGGAGGTGTCATCGGTGTGGGCGTCTTCCTCTTCTTTGTGGCCCTGGCCGGCCTCATCGGGGCCATGAAGCATCACCAGGTCCTGCTCTTCTTC TACATGATCATCCTGTTCATGGTGTTTATTGTGCAGTTCTCTGTTTCCACGGCCTGTTTGACCATCAACAGAGAGCAACAG GACCAGCTGCTGGAGGTGGGCTGGAATAATTCTAAGAGCAGTCAGAGGGACGTGGAGAAGAGCCTCAACTGCTGCGGCTTCAAACAGGTGGACCCTGACCTCAGCTGTGACGCT GCTTGTTTCCCAAACCACTCGTGTCTGCCCTGCGCAGAGAAGATCCAGGAGCATGCTGGAGAGGTTCTCCGTTTTGTCGGAGGAATCGGACTCTTTTTCAGCTTCACTGAG ATTCTGGGTGTGTGGCTCACATATCGCTACAGGAACCAGAAGGACCCCCGAGCCAACCCCAGTGCCTTCCTATGA
- the agr2 gene encoding anterior gradient protein 2 homolog produces the protein MIKVALSLLLVLVAISSSFGKNYIPKSGKRSIQTLSRGWGDQLRWAQTYEEALYWSRSKNKPLMVIFHLDDCPHSQALRKVFSEDNDIQRTLDEEFIILNLVYETTDKHLSPDGQYVPRIIFVDPTMTVRADINGRYSNRMYAYEPNDLRLLKSNMEKAKKLLKSEL, from the exons ATGATCAAAGTGGCGTTGTCATTGCTTCTGGTCCTGGTGGCCATTTCCTCCTCCTTTGGAAAAAACTATATCCCGAAATCTGGAAAGAGGAGCATTCAGACTCTGTCCAGAG GTTGGGGTGATCAGCTGAGGTGGGCTCAGACTTACGAGGAGGCTCTCTACTGGTCCAGGTCAAA AAACAAGCCTCTGATGGTCATCTTTCACCTGGATGACTGCCCACACAGCCAAG CTCTGAGGAAGGTTTTTTCTGAGGACAACGACATCCAGAGGACACTGGATGAGGAATTCATCATCCTCAATCTTGTG TATGAAACCACAGACAAACATCTGTCTCCTGATGGACAGTATGTCCCCAGAATCATCTTTGTTG ACCCCACAATGACAGTGAGAGCCGACATCAACGGTCGCTACTCCAACCGCATGTATGCCTACGAACCAAATGACCTCAGGCTCT TGAAGAGCAACATGGAGAAAGCTAAGAAGCTCCTGAAGTCTGAGTTGTGA